One Callospermophilus lateralis isolate mCalLat2 chromosome 13, mCalLat2.hap1, whole genome shotgun sequence genomic window, TctacactgagttacagccccagccctcactttttaatgttatttttagaaatatcatGATTATAGTGAAGCATATTCTTAAGCCCAGTATGGGTACTAATACCTTTAAACACAAGACATAGGGGCTTGTAGATTCAGTGGGTtaacaaattttaatattttgtggttataaaaattttaaagaaaattaaatgattgaattatttaatgataaattatataaaaatcatAAGATTGTTCAACAGCAGCAAATTGAAAATATTCCATAATTTTCTAGGTGGACCTAAGTCATGTTTATGGTGAAACTCTGGATAGACAACATAAGCTGCGCCTCTtcaaggatggaaaactgaaataTCAGGTATATGCCCTTTGACTACTAAAAATCAGTTATGACTCTTATACTTTAAAATGATAAATACGTTTTTTAAACTCTAATGTTTATTCCTGTTTACAGGTGATTGGTGGAGAGGTGTATCCTCCCACAGTCAAAGACGCTCAGGTGGAGATGATCTACCCCCCTCACATCCCTGAACACCTTCAGTTTGCTGTGGGGCAGGAGGTCTTTGGTCTAGTGCCTGGTCTGATGATGTATGCCACAATCTGGCTACGGGAACATAACCGAGTGTGTGATGTGCTTAAACAGGAACATCCAGAGTGGGATGATGAGCGGTTGTTCCAGACGAGCAGACTAATATTAATAGGTGAGCAAGAGAAAATTATCTAAAATTATCTAAACAAAACCCTCATCCCCAAAATAAAGTAAATAGTTTATTGATACCTTTGCTGTGGGGGCAGGAGTAATTCCAAAGGAATGTTGTAAATGAAAAAACATACACCATTAATTTGGTCTATGAGCATGATTGTTAATATAACTACCTTTGAtttgatattaattttaaaaagaaacaaagaatagCAAATTAACAAAATTGCATGTTAGTTGCTTGAAAGCTTGTTATCAGAAAGCATTAGGATTTTTAATTCTTTGTCTTGTGCAAATAGGGGAGACCATTAAAATTGTGATTGAAGACTACGTCCAGCACTTGAGCGGCTATCACTTCAAACTCAAGTTTGACCCAGAGCTGCTTTTCAACCAACAATTCCagtaccaaaaccgtattgcttctGAGTTTAACACACTTTATCACTGGCATCCCCTTCTGCCTGACACCTTTCAAATTCATGACCAGGAGTACAACTATCAACAGTTTCTCTACAACAACTCCATATTACTGGAACATGGACTTACCCAGTTCGTTGAGTCATTCACCAGACAAATTGCTGGCAGGGTAAgcattactgaaaaacaaagactgGCCAGTGACTTTAGAATTTCtgacactgaaattagttttcttgAAGTTAATAAAGGAAAAATCAATTATTTTACTACTAAAATTATTCTCTTAATATAAGAAGGCTAAATTTTCTTTGATATCCAAAGCTTTAGTGCACATTGTCAAGAAAATAATACATACCCATACCTTAATATTTTTAAACCTTTATATAAATCTTACAGATTATATAGAAATACATTGAAGACTTGAATATCAGCTTCATTTGTATAACTTTAAAAGGCAAATTAGTTCTAGACCACTGTCACTTTGAATCTTCAGCACAGCTGCTGTTACAGTGTATATAAGCAGGCTGAGGACATTGGTCAGAATACTTTAAAGCAAAAGGAGTAAATATGCCTAAAAATGATTTGACAATTTAATTCATTTTGCACAGGTTTCTGGTGGCAGGAATGTGCCATCTGCAGTACAAACAGTGGCCAAGGCCTCAATTGAACACAGCAGAAATATGAAATACCAGTCATTCAACGAGTACcgcaaacgcttcaacctgaagCCCTACAAATCATTTGAAGAACTTACAGGTATACAATTTTCTAGACTCTTAAAAGAATCAAGGGTCTATGGAAATAACAGGGGAGTTGAAAGCAAACTGAAGGGATGAAATTCTTTAAAGTTTTACATTGGATATATTTCTGTCTTCTTCACCTTCCCAGGAGAGAAGGAAATGGCTGCAGAGTTGGAAGCCCTCTATGGTGACATTGATGCCATGGAGTTCTATCCTGCCCTCCTGGTGGAAAAGCCTCGTCCTGATGCCATCTTTGGTGAGACCATGGTGGAAATTGGAGCACCATTCTCCTTGAAAGGACTTTTGGGTAATCCTATATGTTCTCCTCACTATTGGAAGCCAAGCACTTTTGGAGGAGAGGTGGGCTTTAAGATCATCAACACTGCCTCCATTCAGTCCCTCATCTGCCGTAACGTGAAGGGCTGTCCCTTCGTCTCATTCAGTGTTCAGGATCCACTGCTCACCAAGACAGTCACCATCAACGCAAGTGCTTCTCACTCCAGACTAGAAGACATCAATCCCACAGTACTACTGAAAGGGCGTGCAACAGAACTGTAGAAGTCTATtggtcatatttatttatttatggatcATTCCTTTTAACttaaataattaatatttatattaatatatttattaaatgccttATGTTACTTTCCATCTTCTGTAACAGAAGGCGGCAGTACTCTTATTAGAGAGGAAGGGGTCACACTTGTGGAAATTACTGTGTCACTActtttaaagattattttcttCCACTTACGGGGGAAAAAtagttcattcttttcttttagaaAACAATGGGAAGTGACTTGACATGTTTTTACTTGAATTTCAGTATATAGTATGTTTTAATAAGAACAAATGCCAAGGTATTTGAACATTCAAATACTTACAAGATGGAAATGCTGCAGTTTCTACACTGCCATTATTTTTAATCTGCCTTTTATGCTGCAATAGAGCAACTAGGGTTGGAATTTTAAAGGacttttttcatctgtcatcaaaCAAGGGTACAAGACATTTAAATGAATATCTAAAGCAGACACTACCAGTAATTTCATGTCTTTAAAGCAGCCTTGAAATAATAATTTGAATCTAAATCGATGGGTAGAATCACTTCTCAAACCAGTAGAAATTATAGTTACTGGTTAAAATATTAGAGATTTTTGCTTTTTCACTAGGAGAAAAAATCCAACATGACTTACAACCTCCTTTTAAATCAAAATATCAAATTTTGGGGTTTTCACTAGGAGTGCAAATTTATTTATAACGTGACTTTTTTAAGTCAAAATGCTATTTATTAAGTTGGTTTCCATAGACCCTTGATTCTTTTAAGAGTCCAGTTCcatcttaaagattttagaatttGTTTTTATGAACAATAACATGCTGAATTTATAGCAGAAAAacatctgggcatggtggtacacacctgtaattttaggacttgggagggtgaggcagaaggatctaggTGAAACAGCAATTTAGTGACTTGTGtcacaaaagataaaaagggctgggggtgtcactcagtggttgagtatccctgggttcaatcaccagtaccacaaCAAATAAATTGATTAAGGTTAATAaccaataaaaaggaagaaaattgaaTTCAAATTCTAATTTGGATTTAAACTTTTGAAGCAGAATTTATTCTATCCTTATACTGCAGGATGGTACTCAACAGATTTTGCTTTGAGTTAAATGGAGTCCCGAGCTAGACTTGAACAATGATCTATTTTCTTAGATTTTCTTTGATACAGTGTGATTTTGCAGTCACTATGACAGTGCAAAATGTATTAGCCCCATCAAAATCCTCTTCAAAACGTTTAAATCCATTTGACACAAATCTCAAGCCTTGGGCATTTGAATCAAAACCAGCCCTGCATGCTGCtccttagatttttttctttttttttttttcctggtagctACTTTGTTAAAAGTAACTTTTCTGATTCagcttttcttctatttttgttttcctcGTTTTTAAGATCAGAGCTCTTCTATCTTTGAACTCTAATATTGTCTTACTTGAACTTTGCACATTTCAGGAAAACCTCAGCTCAGGACTACTACTTAGCTCCTCTTGGTAGGAATAAAAGAAAAGAgccttgttttaaaaaatatatttacttttaagtgaacagcagaaatttttatttataacttTAACCATCTATAACCAAGAACCTACAAAGAGGCTAGAACCTTAGAATTGTAAGGCATTCTCCACAGGAAGAAAGTTACTTTTCTGTAAACTAGTAAGTAGTTGAGCATtaatagtaaaaataataatgacaataGTTTTCCACATCTCATTGTCAGCTGACATTTTATGGTACTGTATATTTATTGAGGATTATTATTATGTTTAATTAGGATGTTATTGTTATAGACTGTTTAAGCCTGCaatcatttgtttttttattatgtCAGAATCAATATATTTTGTGATTACCTCTCTGAAATATGTAAATGATTGGGATTAAGTAAGATTTGTGAATAAGTTTTCAGGAACCTAATTCTGAGATACTAAGATATTTAAGATTAGAATTTCAACATCAAGCACCAAGTACAGACAGCATCAATATTTGTgtaaataactgaaaaaaaaaaagtctcttagGAAAGAAAGATGTTATTAAAGGAATAACTCAGGAAAATTTTTCTTTGGGATTTTTTATGCTTAAAACATTTTGATGTTTTAAGCATGAAACTGGTAACTTCTGGGATTTTTTGGtgggttttttgggggggagggacaAACCAACTTGATACTAACATCAACCTGCTgactatacctgaaaattagggTTGTGAATGTTTCAGTGCCTTAGACAAATGTGTATTTAAATTAACTTATGTAAAACATGTCTTGAGACAAACTACAGTTTATTTTTGtactatttaaaaaatagaaaatctctTTTGAAAATAAATGTTGACTGTTAATATATCTTTGTGGCACGTGATTTCTCTGAAGCCTGATCCTTACTCATTgtcttgtgttttatttattggaAAATAGGCTGGCCCTCAATAAGATGGTTCTGCCCTCAGTCATGTAGAGGCCCCTAGAGTcatcatttgtttttattcattgaAAACCTGTGTTGAATTGGGCTTTGTGCTGTTGGAGAAAGCAACAAGCTTGTTTTCATTTCCTCTAGAAAACAGAAGCCACAAAAGGCAAAGAATAAGACAAATGTTGCTAAGgagatacaaaataaaaaggaagttcaGGAAGGAAGAGATATTGCACAATATGGCAAACATCCATACCTTACACGTGGCTTCCTTTGCACTCCTACTTTTAAAGTCTTGGTGGTTTCAATGTCTAGGTGGACCACATGGTTAACATCTTCCCTGGCCTCCTCCATTCTATCGAGGCCTTCTACCATATTTCCCACAATCACATATACCTTGACCCATCATCATTCATTACACACTACCCTCAAAGTCTTCATTTCAAGTATGCAACTTTACTACCAACTCTTGCAGCTCACATACTATTGCACTCACACTCTGACATCTAAGTCACCAATTTCACTGAGAACTTCGGATCCATCAACCTCTTCACATCATTATGTAGGATCCTTTTCATCTCCATTTCCTTTGTATACATCTAAGGTTCCGCTGCTCCCTGTTCACTCTCCCTCTGTTGCACTTAATTGGCACAATTTTCTAAATTTCAGCCACTCTCCTTAAGTTTCTCATTAGAATTCTTAGTGGTGTTTCACATAAatgtgaatatatacatatatatatatatattttttttttggtcccagggatcgaacccagggatacttaaccactgaaccatatccccagtgttttttttttttcttctttttaaaaattttatttattcatttcaatttgttatacaaaacagcagaatgcatttcaattcatagtacacacagcacaatttttcatacctctggttgttCACAAAGTAGACATGTACCCTAAGTACactcttgtcttcatacatgtactttagggtaatgatgaccatctcatCTCACCATCTTCCCTACCCCCATGCCTACTCCATTCCCCcatagcttcttctattttattttgaaacaggttgttattgagttgctcagggcctcactaagttgctgaggctggctttgaacttgtgatctgcctcagccaccagagctgctggaattacaggtttttgccactgtgtccagctccAAATGTCTACTtctttatggatttttttttttttcttggcttcATGGTATGATGCTCTCCTGGTCTTTCTCCACCTTCAAAGAGTATTGCTGCTCAGCcatgtttttgtttggttggttttgttttatgctcAAACTCTACTACAAATTGAAGTGCTGTCTCCCTTTCTACTCTGCATTCTTCCAGATTAATCACATCCAACCTCATAATTTGAAACAATAATCAATTCCATATTCAAGACTCCAGGATCAACATCTAACTGTtcattgacagactctccacttgAATTCATAAATTTAATAGCTTATTTTACTTTCTGCCTTCCCAGACCATATGCCCTAAAATAATAATTATCCAAAATTGAAGACATTACCATCTCCTAgtttttaagcaaaaaaaaactttcttcacTCCCATGGCCAGTCCAGCAGCAGTAACAATCCTGTTGACTACAACCTACAAACAAATCCTAAATCTATCACCTTTTTCTTCAATTCCATGCTATCAACCTAGTTAGTTCATAGTCTCTTCATCAGTTCTCCCTCTTCTATTCTCTGTTCAAATCATTCCTTTTAGCAGTGGGATTATTCTCCTGgggtgtttttgtttctgttcttgtttttcatggtactggggatagaacccagaggcactctaccactgaactacatcctggcccttattattttttattttgacacagaatctcactaagttgctgaggctatcctcaaacatgcaatcctcctgcctcagcttccagtgtCATTGGGATTAAAGCATGCACCACCGAAGAGTAATCATTTTTAAACAGAAATCAGATCGTGGCTTCTCTATGTTTAAAATCTTCCAGTGGTTTCCCACTACTCAGAGGCTAAACTTCTTGTCCTATCATAGGAGAACCTGTCAATCTCCTGTCTACATATCTGATCCCATCTACTTTGATTCTCTACCTGCCTTAGTTCATTTCTGTTGCTGAATAATAGATTTTCTGAGAGTGGGTCATATGGCtcttggctctggaggctgagaagtccaaaaCCATGTCACTGGCATTCATCTGGCTCCTGGTCAGGGCCTCACACTGCACCAACCCCTGATGGAAAAGCAGAAGGGCGAGTGTGCAAAGAGAGAGGTGTCCCAATACCAGACTCAATCTTGGAGGAGGTCTGCATTAATCCCCTCACAAAGTTTGAGGCCCATGATCCAAAAAACCCACTGTCTCTCAATACCATCATATTGGTAAGTAAATTTCAACACAAGTTTTGGTGAAGAGACAGCATCTCCAAGCCCCAGGACCACCTTGTTCCTTACTCTTGTCACATTGCCTTTCTTGTGATTTGCTCACTAGCTCTCATTCTCAAGATGTGGCCTCTACCTAGAAAATGGTTTTCCTGCCTATTTTTACCTCGCTGTGTTATTCTCAGTATTGGAATCTCAGGTCAAAGTTCCTCTTCAGATGAGACTTCTTCAACCACCCAAACTAAAGCAACTATGAAGGCCGCCTCCTCTTCATACCATTTATTTCTATCTGATACTCCTTGTTTGTAATTACTTTCTCTACCTCCTCCCTGGAGTTTTATGTCCGTGAAAGCAAGGACCTTACCTGTATTATTCACTTTTATCTGGCTAAAATAACTCAGATGTATTATCTGGAGTCTTAGATGTCAGTGCCTGACATTTAAAAGACATTCGGAAATAACATAATTGATGGATAAAAATGGCTTCAAGAAAACAATAGAATATGTGGTGACTCTTGAAGAAAGATTAAGATCTTAGAAAGCAGGGATAGCTACTCTGGGAAAATTTTGCAGTTTCTTTTACAACTAAAATTTTATTGCCATATATGTTTTGCTTTTCTCCTATTGCTATTAACAAAGTATCTCACATTTtctggctaaaagaactcagatgtATTATCTGGAGTCCTGGATGTCAGAAGTAAGAAGTAGGTCATATGAGCTAAAAGCCAGGTTATCAGCAGGGCTGACACAGGAGGGCTCTTTCCACTAAAAGCTCTAGAGGAGCTTCTTCTTgtcttttccagcttctagaGGTTTCGTTCATTCCCCGGATCACAGTCCCTTTCTCCATTTTCTAAGCCAACAGGGCAGCATCTTTTAATATCTCTTGCCTCACTCTCATTAGGACCCTTCTGATTATCCTGGACTCAGCCAGATAATCCAGGAAAATCTCCCTGCCATGAAAAGGTTCTCATGTTGAGAGATAAAGGCATGGGTATCTTATATTGCTCACCACACCATACAATGGTGTTTGAATTTTGGGCCAATTATCTTAGAATTATACTCTTGGGCATTCACCCTTGAAAAGTAAAAAGTTATATTCATGCAAAAACCTGTACATGTATGTTCATGAGAACCCAAATCTGGAAATAACAAaataggagagggagggagagaggagaaagaaagaaagaaccagagtgccgcagtctctggctgggcacaaatcacgagtctccacacagcttgtagattcaaacagcaattctttattcccgaactcacaccggccgtctacaaacacgctctgggggaatccacgtctattatgctaaactgccctattctaaaggggaaacaccctactctcctattatgctaaacacggatcctgccctggtccttgagcaaggtcacctttcagaagtccttccactagacagcatgggagtaagctggcaaggaatttgtcatacctacttggctgatggctcccagcaccagagagaaaggagagggggaaaaaataaaaaggtactaagcaaaaagaagtttttaaaaGTTACACACTTGTGGTAGTGCAAgcatgtaatctcagtgacttggaaggctaaggcatgaggatcacgagttcaaagccagcctcagccacttagagagacgctgtctcaaacacaaataaataaataaataaaaagggctgggaatgtggctccatggttagacacccttgggttcaatcactaCCCCTGACGCAAGAAAAGTTACATACTATGAGAGTCCACTATACAATGATTTTGAAATCAGATTATATGGGTGGAAAAAATATTAGTGTTGCCAGATTAGGGATGGGGGATAAGTATCTACAAAGGAGTAGCATGAGGGCGCCTTGTGCTGTAGAACAGTTCTGTATCATGCTAGAGGTGGTAACTACACACAGTTGCATGTATGACCTAGTGACTGAGGACCACACACTCacaatgtgtgtataaatattaagACCTGAGTAAGCTTTGGTACCAAAGTCAGTTTCCTGGTTTTGATGCGTGATACGGTACTATATGTAAGATGTCAACATTAGGGGAGGTGCTCTGAAATCTGCATGGTTCctctctacatatatttttttgcaaCTTCCTGTGAAttagttatttcaaaataaaactgtaaaagaaagaaagaaagagatgcaAGGTCCTCTTTGTGAGAGAACGGGTTTGTGCTGTATGTTTTCTTTAACTCTCATCCAAACTACCATAGCATATCATCCTGGGGTGGGCACCCAACCCACTCTTTCCTAGGAATTTGGAAGTGGGATGGAGATTCTATTTGGTCTGACAATTTTACAGTTGAAAAATAATGTCAATGCAGTCTGATCAGTAAACCAACAGagacttttcaataaatggtatcAGAACAACTGTACAtccatatgaaaataaaaatctcaacacaCATACAAATTAATTCAAGATAGTCTATGATCAGatctatgagagagagagagagaaagagagagagattcaaaCTTTGaagcttccagaaaaaaaaaatgaaataatatcttcaTTAATCTGGATTTGGCAAAAAATTTTAGATAGTACTTGGAAAGTATTGGCAATAAAAGTGCTATGCTTTGGATATGgtttgaatgtcccccaaaggttcaTGAGCTAAAGGCTTGCTTCCCAGGTGGCAGTCCTGGAAAATGGTGTGGACCTTGGGAATGACTAAAGAGAGGTCCTGAGGTCACTTAGGATGCTGCCCTCAGAAGGGATTGGAATAGTTCTAATGGGGCCCTTTGGTAGTCCTTGAGAAAGGGTTATAGGCTTCATTCACTTTCTCTCAAGCTTCTCACCATCTTCCATAAGGCCCTCCCTATAGCTTTCACCATGCTGTTTGGACTTTGagactccaaaactgtgagctaaataaacctctttcttTTAGATTGAGATATTTTGGGGAGCAGggttggtgttggggattgaacccagggctttgtgcatgtgaggcaagcactctaccaactgagcaatACCCCTACTCATAAAACCTCTTTCCTTTCTAACATTAGCTTGGGTCAGGTATTTAACTGAGGTAATGAAAAAATATGCAAATATAATgaacattaaaaaattaacaaaattactCATCAAAAGACTAATTAGGGGctcaggctgtagctcagtgacaaagtgcttgcctagcatgtgtgaagcactggatttgatcctcacaaattaaaattgacaaaataaaagcattctgtctatctataactacaaaaaaaaattttaaagaatactttaagaaaagactaaatagcaaaatgaatagacaAGTCACAGACTCATAGACAATATTCATGCTACACATACCTAACAAAGCACTTGAATATGGAATATATAAATAGCCCTTcaactcaataaaaaaaaaactaagtaggAACTTTACAAAGCAAAATCATGAATgtccaataaataaatacaaatgtggTCAATGTCACTCATCACCagacaaatacaaaataaaatgataGTGAAATAATACTACACACCTACTAGaatcattaaaatttaaaagaccaacaatgatggttaattttatgtcaaCTTGATTAGGATATGGTGCCCATTTGTTTGTTCAAAAATTGGTGCAGATGTTTCTATGAAGGTATTTTTTAGATATGGTTAACGTTTAACTTAGTAAACTTTGAGTAAAGTATATTACTTGCCATAACATGGTCTCACCTAATCAGCAGAAGGCCTTATAGGCATAAGGTTCCTATAAGGAGGAAGTTATGACTGCAAAATAGGAAGCTTGCTGCCACAGTCTGCATGGTCATACCAGTCTGGGCGTCCAGACCACTGCCCTGGTCAATTTTTTACTTGTTACGTCATAGTGGTGACTTCCAATTCTTTGCAAGTGGAACTGGAAACCAGGAGTCcaataattatattttaacaaATTAATATTATAAACTTAGGGACTTAGGGCTTGCAAATATAGGCTTtcccaacattttttttaacaaaagctggcatttttaattttaaaaaacttgcaaATCACAATTGTCCTATAACTCCACCCtgaattcaatatagttcttaatAATAACAATGCAGACTTTTGCAGAACTCAGCCAGAGTCTGATAAGAAAGGAGAGGTGAGCTGTTTTctataaacaataaaaagtttgataaatcattctgttttttaaaaatagacacaAGCATCACTTTGGGGAGCCTTCATTAGACACAATAGATACTCAAAAATGATCAGATTGTTCTCATTATAATAATTGTTAGTGCCTTAAATTAAGTAGAATTTATTTTAACATTCCATGTAAATCTGCTCAGAAAAAAATACATGGCCAAATTGCCTATGAGCTGAACTTTCCATTGCCTATGGAAAAAACTTCAATGAGGAGaccattatttaataaaattaaagacaCAGGAACCAGTGATGTTCAGTTTACATCCTAATCAACTTCTACGTAGTTCACCCATCACAGAAACCAACCTAAGAGCTTCGGCCctgctgcctcagcttcccctgcCTCTGGGTTTTCGTGCCTGTGGACTCTTGGATGGCACTCACTTGCCCTTTCATGTCCCCTATTGTTCCTAGCGGGTGATGTGGTTCCATGATAGCGTGACTTTTCCCTGGCTATACCCAAAATCTGTTCACGATGACAGCATTCACAAAACAGGGTGGGGTACACTTTGCAGGCTTTTGAAGGAGTGTCtgaaagaagtctttacacagtactttgaaagaagcaagaaaaaaataccaaCAGGTAAACAATCTTGCTCCTTAAATAGAAAAAAGGTGGAGATGATGCATAGAACAAGAATGTTCCTAAAATCCACACCCTGAAATCTAccctttaaaatgtaaattttttatAACACTATCATGATATATTTTATGTAGACTTGTCTTATCATCACTAAGCAATATTCTAAATATTGGAGTATTTGAAATGATCTTTAAGTTAGAAAAAGACTGCTTTAAAGAAAAAGCCTTTGAAAATTAGAAATGGTGTAACTATTAAATCTCTAATTTTGGAACATTTAACAGCAGATATAGATAGGATTGCTCCTTTTCTCATTTTAATtatctttattcattttaaaaggtGATTTCTatcataatttatataaatagattaattcAGAGCAGAGCTTGTGTTTTATGCTTCGTAATTTACAGTATTGCTTGAAATAGAGATATCCTAATAATTATAAAACAGTAAATACTGGCTTCCTAGCCTAATTCAAATCTTACAAATCAAACAGTCACACTCCTGGTGACAATGGCATGGCAGTGAACTGGCCAGACGATGGCAGCCATAGCACGGACTTTGTGGAGTCAGGCAAATCTGCTCTGAGTCTGATTCTGTCACTTTCTAACAGTGCAGTTGATAAAATCCCCATATTCTTCAcctttaaaaagcaaaaagggaACAGGATCCCTTCTGTTTTCTTAGGTCAGTCATTAAATTTAaggtaactatttttttttttaatttcaaacatAACTCAAGGTAAACTATTATTTCTATTCCTTAATTTGTCCAATCatataattaataatatttatACTCATAGTACATTGAGAAAATAAATCTGAGAAAGGAAAAGTAACATGAGACCTTAATATCCGTTTTCTTTGAGACATTAAGAACTAGGAATTGCTCTTTCATGTTCTCCACTTTTGCTATGAGATATTTAAGAGAAGGTATAGGATTCTTTCCTCCAACCTGACCCTTAAATTTATTTAACATCTACACACTCTGGTAATTTAACATGCTTCTTTATTTCTCAGTTTAGTCATTATAAGAGACTGAAGACAATAGACTGAACAACTCAGGAAGGCCTACCTTGTCATAGAAGCAAAGGGAACATTACCTAGAGCGCTTATTAACTTGGTAGTTGTGGCAGACAGAATGCCCCCTACTCAATGTTGTCTAAATCCTAATTCCTGAAACTATCATCACTTACCTAACAAAGCTATAAGGGTTGCAGATGGAAATAAAGTAGCTAATCATCCAACTTTCAAATAAAGAGATGGTATTAGATTACGGTGGGGGGAGTATAATCATTCATCTTTACATGTGGAAGATGAAGGCAGAAGAGTTAAGAGTGATGCAATGAGAAGGACTTGGCCAGCCATTGCTGGCTTTGAAAATGAAGAGGCCAGCAATCAGGGAGTGGGGAAAGTCTTTAGAAGCTAGAAAAGGCAAGAAAACTCATTCTCCCTACAACCTCCAGAAAGAAATGTATGCCTAACACCTGCATTTTAGCTCCATGAGATCCATTTTGAGCTTTTCAAGGACAGAGCCATGAGATTATTTGTATTGTTTTAAACCACTAAATTTGAGGTCATCTTTCATAGGCAGTAGTAAGGAACTAGAAAAGAGGATCCTGTGGACAAGCAGAGAACACTTTGAGAGTGATAAGACCCACCTCCTGTAACAAGACAAATGTGA contains:
- the Ptgs2 gene encoding prostaglandin G/H synthase 2; protein product: MLRAALLLSAALAISHAANPCCSNPCQNQGVCMSTGFDQYKCDCTRTGFYGENCSTPELLTRIKLLLKPTPNTVHYILTHFKGVWNIVNNIPFLRNSIMRYVLTSRSHLIESPPTYNVHYGYKNWEAFSNLSYYTRALPPVADDCPTPMGVKGKKELPDSKEVFEKVLLRRKFIPDPQGTNMMFAFFAQHFTHQFFKSDRNRGPAFTTGLGHGVDLSHVYGETLDRQHKLRLFKDGKLKYQVIGGEVYPPTVKDAQVEMIYPPHIPEHLQFAVGQEVFGLVPGLMMYATIWLREHNRVCDVLKQEHPEWDDERLFQTSRLILIGETIKIVIEDYVQHLSGYHFKLKFDPELLFNQQFQYQNRIASEFNTLYHWHPLLPDTFQIHDQEYNYQQFLYNNSILLEHGLTQFVESFTRQIAGRVSGGRNVPSAVQTVAKASIEHSRNMKYQSFNEYRKRFNLKPYKSFEELTGEKEMAAELEALYGDIDAMEFYPALLVEKPRPDAIFGETMVEIGAPFSLKGLLGNPICSPHYWKPSTFGGEVGFKIINTASIQSLICRNVKGCPFVSFSVQDPLLTKTVTINASASHSRLEDINPTVLLKGRATEL